The proteins below come from a single SAR324 cluster bacterium genomic window:
- the rpe gene encoding ribulose-phosphate 3-epimerase, protein MPEITLSPSILSADFARLGEEIQDVSEAGADWIHVDVMDGHYVPNLTIGPDVVKAIRPYTDKPFDVHLMIQPYDPYLEAFANAGADVITVHVEAGHHTNRALQQIRSMGKKAGVSLNPSTPESSLEYLMEKLDLILVMSVNPGFGGQTFLESQLRKIRRIREMIGDRSIALEVDGGIKPENIGKVVEAGVNVVVAGSAVFQGGTPADYKKNLDSLRKAAYAI, encoded by the coding sequence ATGCCTGAAATTACCCTTTCTCCCTCGATTCTTTCCGCTGATTTTGCTCGTCTCGGTGAAGAAATTCAGGATGTATCCGAAGCAGGTGCAGACTGGATTCATGTGGACGTAATGGACGGACACTACGTCCCGAATCTGACGATCGGTCCGGATGTTGTCAAAGCGATCCGTCCTTACACGGACAAACCGTTCGATGTGCACTTGATGATTCAACCATATGATCCCTACCTCGAAGCTTTTGCCAATGCGGGAGCAGACGTCATCACCGTTCATGTGGAGGCGGGTCATCATACTAATCGTGCGCTTCAACAGATTCGGTCTATGGGTAAGAAAGCTGGAGTTTCTCTTAATCCATCAACTCCTGAAAGCTCATTGGAGTATCTGATGGAAAAGCTGGATTTGATTTTGGTGATGAGTGTCAATCCAGGATTTGGAGGACAAACTTTTCTGGAATCTCAATTGAGAAAAATCCGAAGAATTCGAGAGATGATCGGTGATCGTTCGATTGCGCTGGAAGTCGATGGAGGGATTAAACCCGAAAATATTGGAAAAGTTGTCGAAGCAGGAGTCAATGTAGTTGTGGCAGGTTCCGCAGTCTTTCAGGGTGGAACCCCGGCTGATTACAAGAAAAATCTGGATTCACTGCGCAAAGCCGCTTACGCCATCTAA
- a CDS encoding chemotaxis response regulator protein-glutamate methylesterase, with protein sequence MLPPKIRVLIIDDSAIARNTLSRILETDPEIQVVGTAPDALIGLRKISECLPDVLTLDVEMPKMDGLTFLERLMSSKPMPVVMVSAYTAEGSETAMKALELGALEIIEKPRIDVSSGLQDLALQITDKVKAAAQAKLKTPQQRFHQQVIPGTRIRSNATKLPRITNTPNVIAFGASTGGTDSLREILAELSPETPGILIVQHMPKAFTTSFAKNLDRVSKIRVKEAVSGDRLEPGLALLSPGDQHLELRREAYGYFVKLNSGSLVNRHRPSVDVLFDSVAQNAGIDSMGILLTGMGSDGANGLLQMRQKGAWTIAQEESSCVVYGMPRVAVELQAPHEVLNPQQIIERLGLLLH encoded by the coding sequence AGCAGGATCTTGGAAACTGACCCAGAAATTCAAGTCGTTGGCACTGCTCCGGACGCCCTGATTGGGTTAAGAAAAATTAGTGAATGCTTACCTGATGTTCTAACATTGGACGTCGAGATGCCCAAAATGGACGGACTGACCTTCTTAGAACGTCTGATGTCTTCCAAACCAATGCCAGTTGTTATGGTAAGCGCATACACTGCAGAGGGTTCAGAAACAGCAATGAAAGCCTTGGAATTGGGAGCTCTTGAAATCATTGAGAAGCCACGAATTGATGTAAGTTCTGGACTTCAAGATCTTGCTCTACAAATTACTGACAAGGTGAAAGCTGCCGCACAAGCAAAGCTCAAAACTCCTCAACAACGATTCCATCAGCAAGTAATCCCAGGCACACGAATTCGTTCAAATGCTACCAAACTACCACGCATTACCAACACACCCAATGTCATTGCTTTTGGGGCTTCTACGGGTGGGACCGATAGTCTTCGGGAAATTCTTGCGGAATTGTCCCCGGAAACTCCAGGGATCTTGATTGTCCAGCATATGCCTAAAGCCTTTACCACCTCCTTTGCAAAAAATCTGGATCGAGTATCTAAAATCAGAGTCAAGGAAGCCGTCTCAGGGGATCGGTTAGAACCTGGTTTGGCCCTATTGTCCCCCGGTGATCAACACCTGGAATTGAGACGGGAGGCCTATGGCTATTTCGTTAAATTAAATTCTGGTTCACTTGTCAATCGGCATAGACCCTCGGTAGATGTGCTGTTCGATTCCGTTGCTCAAAACGCTGGGATTGATTCCATGGGAATCTTGCTCACGGGTATGGGAAGTGATGGAGCAAACGGGTTACTCCAGATGAGGCAAAAAGGGGCTTGGACGATTGCCCAAGAAGAAAGTAGCTGTGTCGTTTACGGTATGCCAAGAGTAGCAGTAGAATTGCAAGCACCTCACGAAGTACTGAATCCTCAACAAATCATTGAACGTTTAGGGCTGCTTTTGCACTAA